Proteins encoded in a region of the Pseudochaenichthys georgianus chromosome 20, fPseGeo1.2, whole genome shotgun sequence genome:
- the abcf2b gene encoding ATP-binding cassette, sub-family F, member 2b: MPSDLAKKKAAKKKEAAKGRGRTKKTDELEDGDQPEAQSNGAQSNGIASLTKEIDEFELAKTEARAVTGVLSSHPNSTDVHVTSLSLTFHGQELLTDTSLELNSGRRYGLMGLNGTGKSMLLSAIASREIPIPEHIDIYHLTREMPTSDKTALYCVMEVDEQRIMLEREAERLASEDSECEKLMELYERLEELDAAKAEVRASRILHGLGFTTSMQQQKMKDFSGGWRMRVALARALFIKPFMLLLDEPTNHLDLDACVWLEAELSSFKRILVLISHSQDFLNGVCTNIINLHLKKLKNYTGNYDQYVKTREELEEHQMKRFNWEQDQITHMKNYIARFGHGSAKLARQAQSKEKTLQKMVASGLTEKVSNDKTLTFCFPPCGKIPPPVIMVQNVSFKYSDNAPHIYTNLEFGIDLDTRVALVGPNGAGKSTLLKLLMGELLPTDGMIRKHSHVKIGRYHQHLTEQLELDLSPLDYMMKCYPAYKDREEMRKLIGRYGLTGKQQVSPIRNLSDGQKCRVCFAWLAQQTPHMLFLDEPTNHLDIETIDALADAINDFEGGMMLVSHDFRLIQQVAKEIWVCEKQTITKWNRDILAYKEHLKNKIQKQAVHDI, from the exons ATGCCATCCGACTTAGCTAAAAAGAAGgcagcgaagaagaaggaggCTGCCAAAGGTCGCGGGCGTACCAAGAAAACTGATGAACTAGAGGATGGTGATCAACCAGAGGCCCAGTCCAATGGAGCACAGAGCAATG GAATTGCCAGTTTGACGAAGGAGATTGATGAATTTGAACTGGCAAAGACAGAGGCGAGGGCTGTGACAGGCGTTCTGTCATCACACCCCAACAGCACTGATGTCCATGTTACCAGCCTGTCGCTCACCTTCCATGGGCAAGAACTGCTCACAGACACCAGCCTGGAGCTCAACTCAGGAAGACGCTATGGTCTCATGGGCCTGAATGGCACAG GAAAATCCATGCTGCTGTCTGCCATTGCCTCTCGTGAGATCCCCATTCCAGAGCACATCGATATTTACCACTTGACCCGGGAGATGCCCACCAGCGATAAGACTGCTCTGTACTGCGTCATGGAGGTTGATGAACAGAGGATTATGCTGGAGAGGGAGGCAGAGAGACTTGCCTCTGAGGACT CCGAGTGTGAGAAGCTGATGGAGCTGTATGAGCGTCTCGAGGAGTTGGATGCAGCCAAGGCAGAGGTGCGAGCGTCTCGCATCCTTCATGGTTTGGGTTTCACAACTTCAATGCAGCAGCAGAAAATGAAGGACTTCAGTGGAGGATGGAGGATGCGAGTTGCTCTGGCCAG AGCCCTGTTCATCAAACCCTTCATGCTGTTGCTGGACGAGCCCACCAACCACTTGGATCTGGATGCCTGTGTGTGGTTGGAGGCGGAGCTCAGTTC GTTCAAGAGAATCCTTGTGCTCATCTCACACTCCCAAGACTTCCTGAACGGTGTGTGCACCAACATCATCAACCTGCATTTGAAAAAGCTGAAGAACTACACG GGTAACTATGACCAGTATGTGAAGACCAGAGAGGAGCTGGAAGAACACCAGATGAAGCGCTTCAACTGGGAACAGGATCAGATCACACACATGAAG AATTACATTGCCAGGTTTGGTCACGGCTCTGCAAAGCTCGCTCGACAGGCTCAGAGCAAAGAGAAGACCTTGCAGAAGATGGTGGCCTCAGGCTTGACTGAAAAAGTTTCAAATGACAAG ACTCTCACATTTTGTTTTCCTCCATGTGGGAAGATTCCTCCTCCCGTTATCATGGTTCAGAATGTGAGCTTCAAATACAGTGACAACGCA CCGCACATATATACAAACCTGGAGTTTGGTATTGACTTGGATACACGAGTGGCTCTCGTGGGGCCCAATGGAGCAGGAAAGTCTACACTGCTGAAGCTGCTGATGGGAGAG CTTCTTCCCACCGATGGCATGATCCGTAAACATTCTCACGTGAAGATCGGCAGATATCACCAG CATCTGACAGAGCAGCTGGAGCTAGACCTGTCTCCTTTAGACTACATGATGAAATGTTACCCTGCTTACAAAGACAGAGAGGAGATGAGGAAGCTCATTGGCCGCTACGGGCTGACAGGAAAACAGCAG GTCAGCCCAATCAGGAACTTGTCCGATGGTCAGAAGTGCCGGGTGTGTTTTGCATGGCTGGCCCAGCAGACCCCTCACATGCTGTTCCTTGATGAGCCCACCAATCACTTGGATATCGAGACTATCGACGCATTGGCAGACGCCATCAACGACTTTGAAGGTGGCATGATGCTAGTTAGCCACGACTTCAGGCTAATTCAGCag GTGGCTAAAGAGATCTGGGTGTGTGAGAAGCAAACCATCACAAAGTGGAATAGGGACATCCTGGCCTACAAGGAGCATTTGAAAAATAAGATCCAAAAGCAGGCGGTGCATGACATCTAA
- the LOC117465675 gene encoding uncharacterized protein, producing the protein MSSAAPPTIGELFLILGEMGFSEEQIQAAVQAGHFSVSDAADWLLQGQYPRHKLVKHSAQPAETAFSAFNPPKEAASTSETPSSPSDSRASPSLVLKQSQPGALSPEPLPVESRIKQDKSDFEEQQRHRVAQEARTERRQKKQERELVLKRIAEDRRSLQEKKQTSPATETSPPSVPAQKLGGTVQTNVDNNCLLMIRLPSGESMRERFPADAPLRSVVEHIARRHPSLSSFSLLQGFPRKRFGEAELACSLHSLGLTPNAALCIQTTPPETSQDPPSPTEPLSSLPSPCDASPQPHIPVLEGAGGRDLGLPPPIPNQVWEEAMNYAGIPGGGPLSGPSHSWGRGHKLAADVAENAGIEVDEEQGEEEEALDMLNGMPRLPFFPDNRIRGEFEPRHLWPEQGNRLREAPHEDPPEAEDAGGREAPGAAGLAAVERLQRAAQQEDPRASQGQPSPPKKPYRAPSVPSLCALATRATVHLMTAPSMQYSSSLACLTPELAELLLNHMSRERLLRPRTLELFFGCPLQKFVLNCYPYSTNELLRQLRAFTALKHLSLVNSPLITDSGLSILSSLVKLQNLNLASCCKLTDSCLQHITGLKSLYFLSLDQTKVTDAGMVLYLKSAPSCLSQLSLNQTAVTEATLRALPSCVPHLRLLSIKHTKVKDVSALAEMSSLQTLNLDGTDVTESSLEHLSTHPALSALSLAGIPVADGNHTLQIISGLKLTQLTLPGRHCVTDSGLSFLSRLSVLIELDLTDYTQVTDQGVTQLSTMIRLKKLSLSNTQVTDAGLPSLRGLLELQELCLDRTAVTSRGVAQLITFLPHLQVLGLASTQVGDTVVRRGLIRCNQLLKLNLSRTRITDHGLKFLKHMHLAQVNLDGTGVSPMGIASLLSFTNISSIRASNTRIIPHDEVSDEEWDAQ; encoded by the exons ATGAGTTCTGCTGCCCCTCCG ACTATTGGGGAGCTATTCCTCATCCTCGGTGAGATGGGGTTCTCTGAGGAGCAGATTCAGGCAGCTGTTCAGGCGGGGCATTTTTCTGTGTCTGATGCAGCTGACTG GCTCTTGCAGGGTCAGTATCCACGGCACAAATTGGTTAAGCATTCAGCACAGCCTGCTGAGACAGCATTTTCTGCTTTCAACCCACCAAAAGAGGCAGCAAGTACTTCTGAGACACCTTCATCTCCTTCTGACAGCAGAG CGTCCCCTTCATTGGTGCTGAAACAATCCCAGCCAGGCGCCCTGTCCCCTGAACCACTTCCAGTCGAGTCCCGCATCAAACAGGACAAGAGTGACTTTGAGGAGCAGCAGAGACACCGTGTTGCTCAGGAGGCCAGAACTGAGAGAAGACAAAAGAAACAG GAGCGCGAGTTGGTGTTGAAGCGGATAGCTGAGGATCGGAGAAGCTTGCAGGAGAAGAAGCAGACCAGCCCCGCCACAGAGACGTCTCCTCCCAGTGTTCCAGCGCAAAAACTCGGAGGAACAGTTCAAACTAATGTGGATAACAACTGCCTCCTCATG ATTCGACTCCCTTCCGGCGAGTCCATGCGTGAGCGCTTCCCAGCTGACGCTCCTCTCCGCAGCGTCGTGGAGCACATCGCCAGACGCCACCCTTCCCTATCCTCCTTTTCTCTCCTCCAAGGTTTTCCACGGAAGCGATTCGGGGAGGCGGAGCTGGCTTGTTCACTGCACTCACTCGGCCTCACACCCAACGCTGCACTGTGCATTCAGACCACTCCTCCAGAGACATCTCAGGATCCACCGAGTCCCACAGAACCTCTATCATCCCTGCCGTCTCCTTGTGATGCGTCTCCTCAGCCACATATCCCTGTCCTGGAGGGTGCGGGAGGGCGGGACCTTGGCCTACCTCCTCCAATCCCCAACCAGGTGTGGGAAGAGGCCATGAATTACGCAGGGATACCAGGAGGGGGTCCACTGTCTGGGCCATCTCACTCCTGGG GCCGGGGCCATAAGTTGGCTGCTGATGTGGCGGAAAATGCTGGCATTGAGGTGGATGAagaacaaggagaagaggaagaaGCACTTGATATGCTTAATG GGATGCCACGGCTGCCTTTCTTTCCAGATAATAGGATTCGTGGAGAATTTGAGCCCAGGCACCTCTGGCCAGAGCAAGGCAATCGACTCAG GGAGGCCCCTCATGAGGATCCACCAGAGGCAGAGGATGCGGGGGGTCGGGAGGCTCCTGGAGCCGCAGGTCTGGCTGCAGTGGAGCGTCTTCAAAGGGCTGCGCAGCAAGAAGACCCCCGTGCCTCCCAGGGACAGCCGTCACCCCCTAAAAAACCCTACAGGGCCCCCAGCGTGCCGTCCCTATGTGCCTTGGCAACACGTGCAACTGTCCACCTCATGACTG CTCCCAGCATGCAGTACAGCAGCAGTCTGGCATGCCTCACCCCGGAGCTAGCAGAGCTCCTGCTGAACCACATGTCCCGTGAGAGGCTCCTACGTCCTCGCACCCTGGAGCTCTTCTTCGGCTGCCCACTGCAAAAGTTTGTCCTAAACTGCTACCCTTACTCCACCAATGAGCTGCTGCGGCAGTTAAGGGCCTTCACAGCACTGAAGCATCTGAGTCTGGTCAACTCGCCTCTCATCACTG ACTCTGGCCTGTCGATCCTGTCCAGCCTGGTTAAACTCCAGAACCTGAACCTGGCCTCCTGTTGCAAACTGACCGACTCCTGTCTGCAGCATATCACAG GTTTAAAGAGCCTGTACTTCCTGTCCCTGGACCAGACCAAAGTGACAGACGCCGGGATGGTACTTTATCTCAAGTCCGCTCCGTCCTGTCTCTCTCAGCTCAGCCTGAACCAGACGGCTGTGACTGAAGCCACTCTGAGAGCCCTGCCCTCCTGTGTGCCACACCTGCGGCTGCTCAGCATCAAGCACACCAAG GTCAAGGATGTGTCAGCTTTGGCAGAGATGTCCAGCCTGCAGACTCTCAACCTGGATGGGACAGATGTGACAGAGAGCTCCCTGGAGCAcctctccacccaccctgctctgTCTGCCCTCAGTTTGGCAGGAATCCCTGTAGCGGATGGTAATCACACCCTGCAGATCATCTCAG GTCTAAAGTTGACCCAGCTGACTCTCCCTGGAAGGCACTGCGTGACAGACAGCGGGTTATCATTCCTCTCTAGATTGTCTGTGCTCATAGAACTGGACCTGACTGACTACACACAGGTCACAGACCAGGGAGTCACCCAGCTCTCCACCATGATCAG GTTGAAGAAGCTGTCACTGAGCAACACCCAGGTGACCGATGCAGGGCTCCCCTCTCTGCGAGGCCTGCTGGAGCTTCAGGAGCTCTGTCTGGACCGGACAGCGGTCACCAGTCGAGGAGTGGCCCAACTCATCACCTTTCTGCCGCACCTCCAG GTGTTGGGGTTAGCCAGTACGCAGGTGGGAGACACGGTAGTGAGGAGAGGTCTGATTCGGTGCAATCAGCTCTTGAAACTTAATCTGAGCCGCACGCGGATCACAGACCACG GACTGAAGTTCTTGAAACACATGCATCTGGCTCAGGTGAACCTGGATGGCACCGGAGTGAGTCCGATGGGCATTGCGAGCCTCCTCTCTTTCACTAACATCAGCAGCATCCGGGCCAGCAACACTCGCATCATTCCCCATGATGAGGTGTCCGATGAGGAGTGGGATGCTCAGTGA
- the chpf2 gene encoding chondroitin sulfate glucuronyltransferase, protein MRLSSVLALFRPALPLILGLSLGCSLSLLMVSWTQGDTDDSCGDELGNGRLFMGRGDAQRDSRDGAGEEDFQPRIIPYHKDPNKPHKKVLRTRYIHTELGIRERLLAGVLTSRATLNTLAVAVNRTIAHHFHRTFFFTGLRSPKVPHGMTVVAHGDDRPVWLMYETVRHLHRHYGSDYDWFLISQDDTYIQANRLTELVGHLSAGQDLYMGRAEEFIGGEEKARYCHGGYGYLLSRSLLARLQPHLDTCRNDILSVRPDEWLGRCIIDYLGLSCVEVHQEMTYRYFELGKNADPEREDSIQFKNAFTVHPISEPNLMYRLHKRFSQIELERTYQQIQHLQVQINNLSDLTPEGKAGVTWPIGINAPFKPKTRFEVINWEYFTEEHIYSCIDSSPKCEMRGADRADVNAVLEIAVERLNERYQPQLRFHKRRLLNGYRRFDPTRGMEYVLDLALEAYTQKGHSQVIAKRVNLLRPLSAVEIIPMPYVTEATRVQVILPVTAQDQDFVGNFLDMYVMNTLDTHDNVLLTFLFIYDPFDAQRVSQTDVFAGIKAMIGEVEKRYGDVKIPWISVKTEVPSQVKLMDIISKKHPVDTLFFLASVWTEVNADFLNRCRMNAISNWQIFFPIHFQEYSPAVMYRDQQPSAASSSFASESLRDGHFDRQVFDEACFYNADYMTARTKMAADILDNEELLESMDMYDIFVRYSGLHVFRAVEPALIQKYVRRACNPRFSEDIYHRCVLSNLEGLGSRSHLAMAIFEQEQANST, encoded by the exons ATGCGTCTTTCCTCAGTTTTGGCCCTGTTCAGGCCTGCTTTACCCCTTATCCTCGGGCTGTCTCTGGGATGTAGTTTGAGCCTTTTAATGGTGTCCTGGACACAAGGTGATACCGATGACTCCTGTGGAGATGAACTGGGCAACGGGAGACTTTTTATGGGCAGAGGAGATGCCCAGAGAGACTCGAGAGATGGTGCTGGAGAGGAAGACTTCCAGCCACGTATCATTCCATATCACAAGGACCCAAACAAGCCCCACAAGAAAGTCCTAAG GACTCGTTATATCCACACAGAACTGGGCATCAGAGAGCGGCTGCTGGCGGGAGTTCTGACCTCCCGGGCTACCCTCAACACACTGGCCGTGGCGGTGAATCGCACCATTGCCCACCACTTCCATCGCACCTTTTTCTTCACAGGCCTGCGCAGCCCTAAGGTGCCTCATGGCATGACTGTGGTTGCCCACGGCGACGACCGTCCAGTTTGGCTGATGTACGAGACAGTGCGTCACCTCCATCGGCACTACGGCTCTGACTATGACTGGTTCCTCATTTCCCAGGATGACACCTACATACAAGCAAATCGTCTGACAGAGCTGGTGGGCCACCTCAGTGCAGGTCAGGATCTGTATATGGGCAGGGCGGAGGAGTTTATAGGTGGAGAAGAGAAAGCACGCTATTGCCACGGCGGCTATGGCTACCTGCTGTCCCGCAGTCTGCTAGCACGTCTGCAACCCCACCTTGACACCTGCCGCAATGACATCCTCAGTGTGAGGCCTGATGAGTGGCTGGGTCGCTGCATTATTGATTACCTGGGTCTCAGTTGTGTGGAGGTTCACCAg GAGATGACATATCGTTACTTTGAGCTCGGGAAAAATGCAGATCCAGAGCGTGAAGATAGCATACAGTTTAAAAATGCCTTCACGGTCCATCCTATATCGGAACCAAACCTCATGTACCGCCTACACAAACGCTTCAGTCAGATTGAGCTGGAAAGGACTTACCAACAGATTCAACATCTGCAG GTGCAGATCAACAACCTGAGTGATTTGACGCCAGAGGGTAAAGCCGGAGTCACATGGCCGATTGGAATCAACGCTCCCTTCAAACCGAAAACCCGTTTTGAAGTTATAAACTGGGAGTACTTTACCGAAGAGCATATTTACTCGTGCATTGACAGCTCCCCGAAGTGCGAGATGAGAGGGGCTGACCGTGCGGATGTAAACGCAGTTCTGGAGATCGCGGTGGAGCGTCTGAATGAACGCTACCAGCCCCAGCTACGCTTCCACAAGCGCCGCCTACTTAACGGTTACCGGCGGTTTGACCCCACACGTGGAATGGAGTATGTTCTGGACCTTGCACTGGAGGCATACACCCAGAAAGGCCACAGTCAAGTCATTGCCAAACGGGTTAACTTATTGCGGCCTTTAAGCGCAGTGGAAATCATCCCAATGCCCTATGTGACGGAGGCGACGCGTGTGCAGGTCATCCTCCCCGTCACCGCCCAAGATCAGGACTTTGTTGGCAACTTCCTCGACATGTACGTGATGAACACGTTGGACACCCATGACAATGTTCTACTGACGTTCCTGTTCATCTACGATCCTTTTGACGCTCAGAGAGTCAGCCAGACAGATGTGTTTGCCGGCATCAAGGCCATGATCGGGGAGGTGGAGAAGCGTTACGGTGACGTGAAGATCCCCTGGATCAGCGTGAAGACGGAGGTGCCCTCACAGGTCAAGCTGATGGACATAATCTCCAAGAAGCACCCAGTGGACACGCTGTTTTTTCTCGCCAGCGTGTGGACAGAGGTCAACGCCGACTTCCTGAACCGCTGCAGAATGAACGCTATCAGCAACTGGCAGATCTTCTTCCCCATCCACTTCCAGGAGTACAGTCCCGCCGTCATGTACCGCGACCAGCAGCCCTCTGCGGCCTCCTCCTCTTTCGCTTCTGAGTCGCTGCGAGACGGACACTTTGACCGGCAAGTCTTCGACGAGGCTTGTTTTTACAACGCTGACTACATGACCGCGAGGACCAAGATGGCAGCTGACATCTTGGACAACGAGGAGCTGCTGGAAAGCATGGACATGTACGACATATTTGTCCGTTACTCGGGCCTACATGTGTTCAGAGCCGTAGAGCCCGCGTTGATCCAGAAATATGTGCGGCGAGCGTGCAACCCACGATTCAGCGAGGATATCTACCACCGCTGTGTCCTCAGCAACCTGGAGGGCCTGGGCTCCCGCTCACATCTAGCTATGGCTATTTTTGAACAAGAGCAAGCCAACAGCACCTAA